The Neisseria yangbaofengii genome contains a region encoding:
- the guaB gene encoding IMP dehydrogenase has translation MRIVEKAYTFDDVLLVPAHSTVLPRDVKLQTKLTKEITLNLPLLSAAMDTVTEARLAISMAQEGGIGIIHKNMMPELQARAVSKVKRHESGIVKDPVTVAPDVLIGDLLKQRAERKRKMSGLPVVENGKVVGIVTNRDLRFEERLDLPVSAIMTPRDRLVTVAEGTSIEEARELMHTHKVERVLVLNEQDELKGLITVKDILKNTEFPNANKDSEGRLRVGAAVGTGGDTEARVKALVEAGVDVIVVDTAHGHSQGVIDRVRWVKENFPQVQVIGGNIATAQAALDLVAAGADAVKVGIGPGSICTTRIVAGVGVPQLTAIHNVAEALKGTGVPLIADGGIRFSGDIAKALAAGAYSVMLGGMFAGTEEAPGEIELYQGRSYKSYRGMGSLGAMSQGSADRYFQDKTDSTDKYVPEGIEGRVPYKGPIVNIIHQLMGGLRSSMGYLGCASINEMHEKAEFVEITSAGMSESHVHDVQITKEAPNYHR, from the coding sequence ATGCGTATCGTAGAAAAAGCCTATACTTTTGACGACGTTTTATTGGTTCCTGCACATTCAACCGTGCTGCCGCGCGACGTCAAACTTCAAACCAAACTCACCAAAGAAATCACCCTCAACCTCCCCCTGCTTTCTGCCGCAATGGATACTGTAACCGAAGCCCGTCTGGCCATTTCGATGGCGCAGGAAGGCGGTATCGGCATTATCCATAAAAACATGATGCCGGAGCTGCAAGCGCGCGCGGTGTCGAAGGTGAAGCGCCATGAAAGCGGTATTGTAAAAGATCCGGTCACCGTGGCGCCGGATGTGTTGATTGGCGATTTGCTGAAACAACGTGCCGAACGCAAACGCAAAATGTCAGGCTTGCCGGTAGTGGAAAACGGCAAAGTGGTCGGCATTGTGACCAACCGCGATTTGCGTTTTGAAGAGCGTTTAGATTTGCCGGTATCGGCCATCATGACACCGCGTGATCGTTTAGTGACCGTAGCCGAAGGCACCAGCATCGAAGAAGCCCGGGAGCTGATGCACACGCATAAAGTCGAGCGGGTATTGGTGCTGAACGAGCAAGATGAGCTCAAAGGCTTGATTACGGTTAAAGATATTCTGAAAAACACCGAATTCCCAAATGCCAATAAAGATTCCGAAGGCCGTCTGCGTGTCGGTGCGGCAGTGGGTACCGGCGGCGATACTGAAGCACGTGTCAAAGCCTTGGTAGAAGCCGGTGTGGACGTGATTGTGGTTGATACTGCCCACGGCCACAGCCAAGGCGTGATTGACCGTGTGCGTTGGGTGAAAGAAAATTTCCCGCAAGTGCAGGTAATCGGCGGCAATATTGCAACTGCCCAAGCGGCTTTGGATTTGGTGGCGGCGGGTGCCGATGCGGTGAAAGTCGGTATCGGCCCGGGTTCGATTTGTACCACCCGTATCGTGGCCGGTGTCGGTGTGCCGCAGCTGACGGCGATTCATAATGTTGCCGAAGCCTTGAAAGGTACGGGCGTTCCGCTGATTGCCGACGGCGGTATCCGCTTCTCCGGCGATATTGCCAAAGCCTTGGCTGCCGGTGCATACAGCGTGATGCTGGGCGGTATGTTTGCCGGTACGGAAGAAGCACCGGGCGAAATTGAGCTTTACCAAGGCCGTTCGTACAAATCTTACCGCGGCATGGGTTCGCTGGGTGCAATGAGCCAAGGTTCGGCCGACCGCTATTTCCAAGACAAAACCGACAGTACCGATAAATACGTGCCGGAAGGTATTGAAGGCCGCGTGCCTTACAAAGGCCCTATTGTGAACATCATTCATCAATTGATGGGTGGTTTGCGTTCGAGCATGGGCTACTTGGGTTGCGCCAGCATTAATGAAATGCACGAAAAAGCCGAATTTGTGGAAATTACTTCTGCCGGTATGAGCGAATCGCACGTTCACGATGTGCAGATTACCAAAGAAGCGCCGAATTACCATCGTTAA
- a CDS encoding IS1595 family transposase: MLQFFVLEVTARSAADILGIQSNCAMLFYRKIRQAIAYHLALQADEVFDGSIELDESYFGGQRKGKRGRGAAGKAAVFGILKRNGKVYTVVVENTKQDTLLPVIKRKIMPDSIVYTDCYKSCDVLDVSEFIHHRINHSQIFAECQNHINGIGNFRNQAKRVLRKYNGIDRKSFPLFLKECEFCFNFGTLK; encoded by the coding sequence TTGCTTCAGTTTTTTGTATTAGAAGTTACTGCTCGTTCAGCAGCGGATATACTCGGTATTCAATCTAATTGTGCTATGTTGTTTTACCGCAAAATCCGTCAAGCGATTGCCTACCATTTAGCACTTCAAGCAGACGAAGTTTTTGATGGCTCTATTGAGCTGGACGAAAGCTATTTTGGCGGACAACGCAAGGGTAAACGCGGTCGCGGTGCGGCTGGTAAAGCGGCTGTTTTTGGTATTTTAAAACGCAATGGTAAGGTCTATACCGTTGTGGTTGAAAACACCAAACAAGATACTTTACTACCTGTTATTAAAAGAAAAATCATGCCTGATAGTATTGTTTATACGGACTGTTACAAAAGCTGTGATGTGCTTGATGTGAGCGAATTTATTCATCATCGCATCAATCATTCACAGATTTTTGCAGAGTGTCAAAACCACATTAACGGCATTGGGAATTTCCGGAACCAAGCAAAACGTGTTCTGAGAAAATACAACGGAATTGACCGTAAATCTTTTCCCTTATTCTTGAAAGAATGCGAATTTTGTTTTAATTTTGGCACACTAAAATAG
- a CDS encoding amino acid ABC transporter ATP-binding/permease protein, with the protein MEKHKFSLRELWQSQAEKWLPAWALGAVTLLATTALLAVSGWFISAAAAAGLAAMVTAYTFDYFRPGAIIRALAIIRTAGRYGERLASHNAVLALLRDLRIRLFANLMQAWNKENVSAQIMHRLTGDIDLLDNLPLRFFMPWLWALLLQTAFLLWLALVAPDLAAAVALPLLLAGIVLPALAAVHGKKLARADADQTEARRILLLEPLQMLTPLLLWRRWADYRREFIAADEAYGQLKRRRQALTSLYGWLQQCLLAAVVGLMIWQALPLLQTQDLSVPVLLAMVLAVFGLNEALSPLTAQFMAYGFAAAARDRLNELAVPSETVLNMPNHDVQTALNNISHIIVQNLYARYTGALNGTENISFALAKGEALIIRGKSGCGKSTLLDVLAGELPAQSSRLNMDGREYDFAAVNYLAQQVDIFDMSLADNLRLGDEKMSDEDLWRVLAQVTLADWARAQPQGLQTPLGEYGAAVSGGQARRIALARLLLRPKPVLLLDEPFAGLDKATRGHIWQILRETQADGFLIAASHHLPNDSGYRVLDMDSEPLFRRP; encoded by the coding sequence GTGGAAAAGCATAAATTCAGTTTGCGCGAATTGTGGCAGTCGCAAGCCGAAAAATGGTTGCCGGCATGGGCTTTGGGTGCGGTAACTTTATTGGCGACGACGGCTTTACTGGCGGTGTCGGGCTGGTTTATCAGTGCTGCTGCGGCGGCCGGTTTAGCGGCGATGGTCACAGCTTATACGTTTGACTATTTCCGCCCCGGTGCCATTATCCGCGCCTTGGCGATTATCCGCACCGCCGGCCGCTACGGCGAACGCTTGGCTTCGCACAATGCCGTGTTGGCGCTCTTGCGTGATTTGCGTATCCGCTTGTTTGCGAACCTGATGCAAGCTTGGAATAAGGAAAATGTTTCGGCGCAAATCATGCACCGCCTGACGGGCGATATTGATTTGCTCGACAATCTGCCGTTGCGTTTTTTTATGCCGTGGCTGTGGGCGTTGCTGCTTCAGACGGCCTTTTTATTGTGGCTGGCTCTGGTAGCACCGGATTTAGCGGCAGCGGTTGCTTTGCCTTTATTGCTGGCCGGCATCGTGTTGCCTGCCTTGGCTGCTGTTCATGGCAAAAAACTGGCGCGCGCCGATGCCGACCAAACCGAAGCACGCCGTATTTTGCTGCTTGAGCCTTTGCAAATGCTGACACCGCTGCTGCTATGGCGGCGCTGGGCGGATTACCGCCGTGAGTTTATCGCTGCCGATGAAGCCTACGGCCAATTGAAACGCCGCCGGCAAGCCTTGACTTCATTATATGGCTGGTTGCAACAATGTTTGCTGGCAGCAGTGGTCGGATTAATGATTTGGCAGGCCTTGCCTTTATTACAAACGCAGGATTTGAGCGTACCGGTATTGCTGGCGATGGTACTGGCGGTATTCGGGCTGAACGAAGCATTGTCGCCTTTGACAGCGCAATTCATGGCTTACGGTTTTGCCGCCGCCGCCCGCGACCGCTTGAATGAATTGGCCGTGCCGTCTGAAACGGTTTTGAACATGCCCAATCATGATGTTCAGACGGCCTTGAATAATATCAGCCATATCATTGTTCAGAATCTTTACGCCCGCTACACAGGCGCATTGAATGGTACGGAAAATATTTCCTTTGCACTGGCAAAAGGCGAAGCGCTGATTATCCGAGGTAAATCCGGTTGCGGTAAGTCGACTTTATTGGATGTGTTGGCCGGAGAGTTGCCGGCGCAATCAAGCCGTCTGAACATGGACGGGCGGGAATACGATTTTGCGGCGGTGAATTATTTGGCGCAGCAAGTCGATATTTTCGACATGAGCTTAGCCGATAATCTGCGTTTGGGCGATGAAAAGATGAGCGATGAAGACTTATGGCGCGTGTTGGCACAAGTGACACTGGCCGATTGGGCAAGGGCGCAACCGCAGGGTTTGCAAACGCCTTTGGGTGAATACGGTGCGGCGGTATCGGGCGGACAGGCCAGAAGAATCGCCTTGGCGCGCTTGCTGTTGCGGCCGAAGCCCGTTTTGCTGTTGGACGAGCCGTTTGCCGGATTGGACAAAGCCACGCGCGGGCATATTTGGCAGATATTGCGTGAAACCCAAGCCGATGGCTTTTTGATTGCCGCCAGCCATCATTTGCCGAACGATTCGGGTTATCGGGTTTTGGATATGGATAGTGAACCATTGTTCAGACGGCCTTGA
- the ftsB gene encoding cell division protein FtsB yields the protein MKWVTIVLSIALVWFQYSLWFGKGSWGHADELKEQLAVQEEKNQTLTLRNNFLAAEVDDLANGQEAISEIARVELGYVQDGETYYRFIESSR from the coding sequence ATGAAGTGGGTGACCATCGTTTTATCCATCGCACTGGTGTGGTTTCAGTACAGCCTGTGGTTCGGTAAAGGCAGCTGGGGACATGCGGATGAGTTGAAGGAACAGCTTGCAGTGCAGGAAGAAAAAAACCAAACGCTCACTTTGCGCAATAATTTCTTAGCGGCGGAAGTGGACGATTTGGCCAACGGCCAAGAGGCCATTTCTGAAATCGCCCGCGTGGAATTGGGCTATGTGCAAGACGGCGAAACTTATTACCGTTTTATCGAGAGCAGCCGTTAA
- a CDS encoding IS30 family transposase: MRYTQLTQDERYHIQHHYRRQTITQTAQTPGHHKSTISREIKRHSQNQVYRAAPAQQQSRQRKQKKRSSYKMTAQLIGQINTLVRQKPGPQQICGYLEKHHQIKLHHSTVYRYLHQNRNSGGTLWRHLGICSKSYRKKYGSKTRTGGKVPDRVGIEHRPETVNNRTRIGDWEADTNQKSALLTLVERVTRYTIICKLKNFKAEDTANAVISALKKHKDRVHTITMDNGKEFYRHKKTANALKAETYFCRPYHSWEKGTNENTNGLIRQYFPKQTDFGKISGKEIRQVQDELNHRPRKTLGYETPSVLFLNIFQPLLTDVALEKRK, from the coding sequence ATGCGCTACACACAACTGACCCAAGACGAACGATACCACATTCAGCATCATTACCGCCGGCAAACCATCACACAAACCGCACAAACGCCCGGTCACCACAAAAGCACCATCAGCCGCGAAATCAAACGCCATAGCCAAAACCAAGTCTATCGCGCCGCCCCGGCACAACAGCAAAGCCGCCAACGCAAACAGAAAAAGCGCAGTTCCTACAAAATGACCGCACAACTCATCGGACAGATCAACACCCTTGTCCGTCAAAAACCCGGCCCGCAGCAAATATGCGGATACCTCGAAAAACACCACCAAATCAAACTCCACCACAGCACCGTTTACCGCTACCTGCATCAAAACAGAAACAGCGGCGGCACATTATGGCGACACCTCGGAATATGCAGCAAATCCTACCGTAAAAAATACGGCAGCAAAACACGGACCGGAGGCAAAGTTCCCGACCGCGTCGGTATCGAACACCGTCCCGAAACCGTCAACAACAGAACGCGCATCGGCGACTGGGAAGCCGACACCAACCAAAAAAGCGCACTGCTGACACTGGTGGAACGCGTTACCCGTTACACCATCATCTGCAAACTCAAAAATTTCAAAGCCGAAGACACCGCCAACGCCGTCATCAGCGCATTGAAAAAACACAAAGACAGGGTACACACGATTACAATGGACAACGGCAAAGAATTTTACCGGCACAAGAAAACCGCTAACGCATTGAAAGCAGAAACCTATTTCTGCCGCCCCTACCACTCTTGGGAGAAGGGAACGAACGAAAACACCAACGGACTGATACGCCAATACTTCCCGAAACAGACGGATTTCGGGAAAATCAGCGGGAAGGAAATCCGGCAGGTTCAAGATGAACTGAACCACCGTCCAAGAAAAACACTTGGCTATGAAACACCAAGTGTTTTATTCTTGAATATCTTCCAACCCCTGTTAACAGATGTTGCACTTGAAAAGAGAAAGTAA
- a CDS encoding DUF4124 domain-containing protein, with the protein MKTPLTYTLLTLCLSFTAATASTNSVYTWRNTNGTATYSDVPHRLQPARSNTMNVRTHTVYQPAKAAAPAPNEGSIAEQDQLNQRITEANKQIEAQNQKIAENNQAMKDDNCKAARLNRDYAESARANNREALKQRYDADISKYCN; encoded by the coding sequence ATGAAAACGCCCCTGACATACACCCTGCTGACCCTTTGTTTATCCTTCACTGCCGCCACCGCTTCAACCAACAGCGTGTACACATGGCGCAATACCAACGGCACCGCCACCTATTCCGATGTGCCGCATCGCCTGCAACCGGCACGAAGCAACACTATGAATGTGCGTACGCATACGGTTTACCAGCCGGCAAAAGCAGCTGCCCCTGCACCAAATGAAGGCTCTATTGCGGAGCAAGATCAGCTCAATCAACGAATCACTGAAGCTAATAAGCAGATTGAAGCCCAAAATCAAAAAATTGCCGAAAACAACCAAGCGATGAAAGACGATAACTGCAAAGCCGCCCGTCTCAACCGCGATTATGCCGAATCTGCCCGCGCCAACAACCGCGAAGCATTGAAACAGCGTTATGATGCCGACATCAGTAAATATTGCAACTGA
- the eno gene encoding phosphopyruvate hydratase, protein MSAIVDIFAREILDSRGNPTVECDVLLESGVMGRAAVPSGASTGQKEALELRDGDKSRYLGKGVLTAVEHVNNEIAQALIGVDANEQSYIDQIMLELDGTDNKGRLGANATLAVSMAVARAAAEDAGLPLYRYLGGAGPMALPVPMMNVINGGEHANNSLNIQEFMIMPVGAKSFREALRCGAEIFHALKKLCDSKGFPTTVGDEGGFAPNLNSHEEALQLMVEATEAAGYKAGEDVLFALDCASSEFYKDGQYHLEAEGKAYSSEEFANYLADLAAKYPIISIEDGMDENDWDGWKLLTDKLGGKVQLVGDDLFVTNPKILAEGIEKGVANALLVKVNQIGTLSETLQAVDLAKRNRYASVMSHRSGETEDSTIADLAVATNCMQIKTGSLSRSDRMAKYNQLLRIEEELAEAAYYPGKAAFYQLGK, encoded by the coding sequence ATGAGCGCAATCGTTGATATTTTTGCCCGCGAAATCTTGGACTCACGAGGTAATCCTACCGTTGAGTGTGATGTGTTGTTGGAATCGGGCGTGATGGGGCGTGCTGCCGTACCAAGCGGTGCGTCAACCGGCCAAAAAGAAGCGCTGGAGTTGCGCGACGGCGATAAAAGCCGTTACTTGGGCAAAGGTGTGTTGACTGCGGTTGAGCACGTCAATAACGAAATTGCCCAAGCCTTGATTGGTGTGGATGCCAACGAGCAATCTTACATCGACCAAATCATGCTGGAACTAGACGGCACCGACAATAAAGGCCGTTTGGGTGCGAATGCGACTTTAGCCGTATCTATGGCGGTTGCCCGTGCGGCGGCTGAAGATGCAGGCTTGCCGCTGTACCGCTATTTGGGCGGTGCCGGCCCGATGGCTTTGCCTGTACCGATGATGAACGTCATCAACGGTGGCGAACACGCCAATAACAGCCTGAATATTCAAGAATTCATGATTATGCCGGTTGGCGCGAAATCATTCCGTGAAGCCCTGCGTTGCGGTGCGGAAATTTTTCACGCTCTGAAAAAATTATGTGACAGTAAAGGTTTCCCGACTACTGTGGGTGACGAAGGCGGTTTTGCCCCTAACCTGAACAGCCACGAAGAAGCGTTGCAATTGATGGTAGAAGCCACGGAAGCCGCAGGCTACAAAGCAGGTGAAGATGTGTTGTTTGCCTTGGATTGCGCTTCAAGCGAATTCTACAAAGACGGTCAATACCACTTGGAAGCTGAAGGCAAAGCCTACAGCAGCGAAGAATTTGCCAACTACTTGGCTGACTTGGCGGCCAAATACCCAATCATTTCTATCGAAGACGGTATGGATGAAAATGACTGGGACGGCTGGAAACTGCTGACCGATAAATTGGGCGGCAAAGTGCAATTGGTCGGCGACGACTTGTTCGTAACCAATCCGAAAATCTTGGCTGAAGGCATTGAAAAAGGTGTGGCCAATGCATTGTTGGTCAAAGTAAACCAAATTGGTACCTTGAGCGAAACCTTGCAAGCCGTTGATTTGGCAAAACGCAACCGTTACGCCAGCGTGATGAGCCACCGCTCGGGCGAGACCGAAGACAGCACCATTGCCGACTTGGCTGTGGCGACCAATTGCATGCAGATCAAAACCGGTTCGTTGAGCCGCTCTGACCGCATGGCAAAATACAACCAATTGCTGCGTATCGAAGAAGAATTGGCCGAAGCCGCTTACTACCCGGGCAAAGCCGCCTTCTACCAATTGGGCAAATAA
- a CDS encoding anaerobic C4-dicarboxylate transporter family protein produces the protein MFFIQFAIVLLCILIGARLGGIGLGVMGGIGLTVLAFGFGMEPTSPPIDVMLMIMAVVSAAAAMQASGGLDYMIKIATRVLHKNPKYITFIAPMVTWTFTVLAGTGHVAYSVLPVIAEVSRRNGIRPSRPLAMAVIASQFAIVASPIAAAVVATVTYLEPQNITMTDVLKVTMPATLLGIGLACVFVNKLGKDLKDDPHYQALLQAPDYVNAYAADEFEHVGLNVSPQAKLSVGIFLLAAVLVVIMGALPELRPAFGEEAKPMGMAHTIEIVMLAAAAFIILLCKPNGDDITRGSVFHAGMRAVIAVFGVAWLGDTLMHGHLAEVKEAVSHLVEAAPWTFAFALFLLSVLVNSQGATVATLFPIAISLGIPTEIILGTFVAVNGYFFIPNYGPIIAAIDFDSTGTTKIGKFIFNHSFMIPGLLSMAFSLGFGLLFAKMFL, from the coding sequence ATGTTTTTCATTCAGTTTGCCATTGTGCTGCTGTGTATCTTAATCGGCGCAAGGCTGGGCGGAATCGGCTTAGGCGTGATGGGCGGTATCGGTTTGACAGTGTTGGCGTTTGGTTTCGGCATGGAGCCAACCAGTCCGCCGATTGATGTCATGCTGATGATTATGGCGGTGGTGTCTGCTGCGGCAGCTATGCAGGCCAGTGGCGGTTTGGATTACATGATTAAAATCGCTACACGTGTGCTGCATAAAAACCCGAAATACATCACTTTTATCGCGCCCATGGTGACGTGGACGTTTACCGTATTGGCAGGCACCGGCCATGTGGCTTATTCGGTGTTGCCGGTGATTGCCGAAGTGAGCCGTCGCAATGGTATCCGGCCGTCGCGTCCGCTGGCCATGGCGGTGATTGCATCGCAGTTCGCCATTGTTGCAAGCCCGATTGCGGCGGCAGTGGTGGCAACGGTGACTTATCTAGAGCCGCAAAACATCACCATGACAGATGTATTGAAAGTGACTATGCCGGCGACCCTTTTGGGTATCGGCTTGGCCTGTGTGTTCGTTAATAAATTGGGCAAAGATTTAAAAGACGATCCGCATTATCAAGCTTTGTTGCAAGCCCCGGATTATGTGAACGCGTATGCGGCAGATGAATTCGAGCATGTGGGTCTAAACGTTAGCCCGCAGGCGAAATTATCGGTCGGCATTTTCTTATTGGCGGCGGTGTTGGTGGTGATTATGGGTGCGTTGCCGGAATTACGTCCGGCATTCGGAGAAGAAGCCAAACCGATGGGCATGGCTCACACGATTGAGATTGTGATGTTGGCTGCGGCAGCGTTTATTATTTTGCTGTGCAAACCGAATGGCGACGACATCACACGAGGATCGGTGTTTCACGCCGGTATGCGTGCGGTAATTGCCGTATTCGGCGTGGCATGGTTGGGCGATACGCTGATGCACGGCCATTTGGCCGAAGTAAAAGAAGCCGTATCGCACTTGGTCGAGGCCGCGCCATGGACATTTGCCTTTGCTTTGTTTCTGTTGTCGGTATTGGTCAACAGCCAAGGTGCGACGGTGGCGACTTTGTTTCCGATTGCCATTTCCTTGGGTATCCCGACCGAAATCATTTTGGGCACTTTCGTGGCGGTGAACGGCTATTTCTTTATCCCGAATTACGGCCCGATTATTGCGGCCATCGATTTCGACAGTACAGGCACGACCAAAATCGGCAAGTTTATTTTTAACCACAGCTTTATGATACCGGGTTTATTGAGCATGGCGTTTTCTTTGGGCTTCGGTTTGCTGTTTGCCAAAATGTTTCTTTGA
- the cydD gene encoding thiol reductant ABC exporter subunit CydD, giving the protein MPQMRSDDLLSSLLLPYRRRLWLPVVLACVSVALLIVQSALLARLFADWLNVVVVDAAVNRDVLLHILPWLMACLLLRPLLNLGKERLLQNISLETRSGLRVKLLDALANLGPARHQYGNDGALSTQVLEQVDALDGYISRFYVQSLAAVITPLAIVAAVFFHSKLAAGLLLLTAPLVPLFMILVGSMAADKNREQLDILAKLGGRFLDMVRGMPTLRRLRATDWAQKQVAQAASRYQRKTMGVLALAFLSGAVLELFASLAIALVAVYLGLGLLGVLPWAQGVVPVPYESALFILLLAPEFYLPLRQLGSDYHAKAQAQAAAEVLQPLLAHAKPADFSDGLLNEATAHHAPEILLNNVSITDGGRQRLAEFSLHIPPAARIGIGGESGIGKSSLLQALLGFADYQGEILINGEGYCDRIARLRQQTAYLAQSATLMRGSIRHNLRLAKADANENEMQQVLEQVGLWDVIARLPQGLDTLLGERGRGLSGGQQQRLSLAQLLLRNCGLWLLDEPCAHLDAQTAAEIYALLETLSRGKTVLLVSHDWQEINWLDKTVILGADRGKA; this is encoded by the coding sequence ATGCCGCAAATGCGTTCCGACGATCTACTGAGCAGCCTGCTTTTGCCTTACCGCCGCCGCTTGTGGCTGCCGGTGGTTTTGGCGTGTGTATCGGTGGCTTTGTTGATAGTGCAAAGCGCGTTGTTGGCGCGCCTGTTTGCCGATTGGTTGAATGTTGTGGTAGTAGATGCGGCGGTTAACCGTGACGTATTGCTGCATATTTTACCGTGGCTGATGGCCTGTTTGCTGCTGCGACCGCTGTTAAACTTAGGTAAAGAGCGGCTGCTGCAAAATATCAGCTTGGAAACGCGCAGTGGCTTGCGGGTAAAATTATTAGATGCTTTGGCGAATTTAGGTCCGGCACGGCATCAATACGGTAACGACGGCGCATTGAGCACACAGGTTTTAGAGCAGGTTGATGCGCTCGATGGCTACATCAGCCGTTTTTACGTGCAAAGTTTGGCGGCGGTCATCACACCATTGGCGATTGTGGCGGCAGTGTTTTTTCACAGTAAACTGGCGGCCGGACTTTTACTGTTGACCGCGCCGTTGGTGCCGCTGTTTATGATTTTGGTCGGCAGCATGGCAGCCGATAAAAACCGCGAACAGCTAGACATATTGGCGAAATTGGGCGGGCGTTTTTTAGACATGGTGCGCGGTATGCCGACGCTCAGGCGGTTGCGGGCCACGGATTGGGCGCAAAAGCAGGTAGCACAAGCGGCTTCGCGCTATCAGCGCAAAACCATGGGCGTGTTGGCCTTGGCGTTTTTATCGGGTGCGGTATTGGAATTGTTTGCTTCGCTGGCGATTGCGCTGGTGGCCGTGTATCTCGGCTTGGGCTTGCTCGGCGTGTTGCCGTGGGCGCAGGGTGTCGTACCGGTGCCGTATGAAAGCGCGTTGTTTATTTTACTGTTGGCGCCCGAATTTTATCTGCCTTTACGCCAATTGGGCAGTGATTACCATGCCAAAGCACAGGCGCAGGCGGCGGCGGAAGTATTGCAACCTTTGCTGGCACACGCCAAGCCGGCTGATTTTTCAGACGGCTTATTAAATGAAGCAACTGCCCATCATGCGCCTGAAATTCTGTTGAACAACGTAAGCATTACTGATGGAGGACGGCAACGCTTGGCCGAATTTTCGCTGCATATTCCGCCTGCCGCTCGTATCGGCATTGGCGGGGAGAGCGGCATCGGTAAATCGAGTTTGCTGCAAGCCCTGCTTGGTTTTGCTGATTATCAGGGCGAGATTCTGATAAATGGTGAAGGCTATTGTGACCGCATTGCCCGCTTACGGCAGCAAACCGCTTATCTGGCACAATCGGCCACGCTGATGCGCGGCAGTATCCGCCATAATTTGCGCCTGGCCAAAGCAGATGCCAATGAAAACGAGATGCAGCAGGTTTTGGAACAAGTCGGCCTGTGGGATGTGATTGCCCGATTACCGCAAGGTTTGGATACGCTATTGGGTGAGCGCGGGCGCGGTTTGTCGGGCGGGCAGCAGCAACGGCTTTCCCTGGCGCAATTATTGCTGCGTAATTGCGGCTTATGGCTGCTGGATGAGCCTTGCGCCCATTTGGATGCGCAAACCGCTGCCGAAATTTATGCTTTGCTGGAGACGCTCAGCCGTGGCAAAACGGTACTGCTGGTGAGCCACGATTGGCAGGAAATCAATTGGCTGGACAAAACGGTGATTTTGGGGGCGGATCGTGGAAAAGCATAA